The genomic region GTTCAAGGATTCAAGGGATTTGCCTTTCACTAGAACCCTGGACCCCTCGACCCCTGGAATCCTATGAGATGAAATCCTTGGACCCTTTTAAAAACTTATTTGGATAAGAGCCAAAAAATTAAACAAAGAGGAGAACGATCTTGAACTATCATATAAAGGATATAGAGTTGGCCGAACGAGGAAAGCTAAGGATAGAGTGGGCTGCCCACCAGATGCCGGTCTTGGGGCTCATCAAGGAGAGGTTTGCAAAGGAGAAGCCATTGGAGGGGTTGCGGATATCCGCCTGCCTTCACATTACTACCGAGACGGCCAACCTGGCCGAGGTCTTAAAGGCAGGAGGCGCAAAGGTGGTGTTGTGTGCCTCCAACCCTCTGAGCACCCAAGATGACGCGGCCGCCTCTCTGGTAAAGGACCATGGAATACCGGTCTTCGCCATCAAGGGGGAGGATAACACCACCTATTACGATCACATCCAGCAGGCCATTGCCCATCGCCCTGCCATCACCATGGACGACGGGGCGGATCTGGTCTCCTCCCTGCACCTCTTGGGATGGGATAGATGTGAGGAACTCAACCCACCGATCAGGGAGTGGGCCCAGGGGCTTGCATCTCAAGAGAGGGAAGAACTATTAAAAAACATGATGGGAAGCACTGAGGAGACCACCACCGGGGTCATCCGCCTGCGGAGCATGGAGCGGGAGGGGGTGTTGATGTTTCCGGTGATCGCTGTTAACGACGCCGACACCAAGCACCTCTTCGACAACCGCTACGGCACAGGGCAAAGCACCATCGACGGGATCATTAGGGCTACCAACCGGTTGCTGGCTGGCTCTACCTTCGTGGTCTGTGGATATGGATGGTGTGGACGGGGTGTAGCCATGCGCGCCCAGGGGATGGGGGCCAATGTGATCGTCACCGAGGTGGACCCCCTACGAGCCCTGGAGGCCGTGATGGATGGCTACCGTGTGCTCCCCCTAACCGAGGCCACCAAGGTAGGTGACTTCTTCGTCACCCTGACCGGAGATATCACGGTCATCAGAAAAGAGCACTTTCAGGTCATGAAGGATGGTGCCATCGTGGCCAACTCGGGGCACTTCAATGTGGAACTGGACCTGGAAGAATTGGAGGATTTGGCCATAAAAAAGCGCAGGGTCAGAGAGTTTGTGGACGAGTACACCCTCCCCGACGGCAAGAGGATAAATCTCTTAGGTGAAGGACGCCTAGTGAACCTGGCGGCTGCTGAGGGACACCCATCCAGTGTCATGGATATGAGTTTCGCCAACCAGGCATTGGTCTGCGAATACCTGGCCAAAAACGCCAGGGGATTGGAGAAAAAGGTCTACAGTGTGCCCCGCCAAATCGATCAGGAGATCGCCCGCCTGAAGCTCCAGGCCATGGGGGTGAAAATCGACACCCTCACACCCGAACAGGAGGATTACCTCACCTCTTGGGAGATGGGGACATAGGCGAGCCATCAGTCTTCAATATCTCCTCTCCCCT from Deltaproteobacteria bacterium harbors:
- the ahcY gene encoding adenosylhomocysteinase encodes the protein MNYHIKDIELAERGKLRIEWAAHQMPVLGLIKERFAKEKPLEGLRISACLHITTETANLAEVLKAGGAKVVLCASNPLSTQDDAAASLVKDHGIPVFAIKGEDNTTYYDHIQQAIAHRPAITMDDGADLVSSLHLLGWDRCEELNPPIREWAQGLASQEREELLKNMMGSTEETTTGVIRLRSMEREGVLMFPVIAVNDADTKHLFDNRYGTGQSTIDGIIRATNRLLAGSTFVVCGYGWCGRGVAMRAQGMGANVIVTEVDPLRALEAVMDGYRVLPLTEATKVGDFFVTLTGDITVIRKEHFQVMKDGAIVANSGHFNVELDLEELEDLAIKKRRVREFVDEYTLPDGKRINLLGEGRLVNLAAAEGHPSSVMDMSFANQALVCEYLAKNARGLEKKVYSVPRQIDQEIARLKLQAMGVKIDTLTPEQEDYLTSWEMGT